A genomic segment from Candidatus Brocadia sinica JPN1 encodes:
- a CDS encoding glycoside hydrolase family 57 protein produces the protein MIKIAFYWHQHQPYYKDNVTGEYSMPWVRLHGIKDYIGMALLLEDFPRIRQTFNYAPCLLEQLKDYGENRASDQFWKLTKIPAEDLTQENKLYILDNFFSANHQNMIDIYPRYKELLKKRNFRKKLAREVVKIFSNEDFQDLQVWANLTWYTPLVIQRDHLLSELIKKGKGFTKEDKEIVLSKQTDVIRQIIPLHKRLQDLKQIEVTVSPYYHPILPLLCNQEAAKVILPKLSLPKKRLLATEDAKIQVERAVQTYEKYFEQKPHGMWPSEGAVSDDIIPIVTQAGFHWLASDEEILACSLGNKVLRDRYGDVVAPELLYKPYQINIKDNTINMVFRDHALSDLIGFQYSKYHPDSAVSDFINRINSLKKYNNNGKPLLVTIILDGENAWEHYPDSGIDFLRKLYRVISDDGDLECVRIRDYLEEHPPGQVLQHICPGSWIGHNLATWIGHEEKNTAWDLLEDTRSFVVNQAGRKDLLSSDNIMSKAWEEIFIAEGSDWFWWFGDDHFTHYKDEFDSLFRLHLKNVYKLFNVDVPRILDVPISRMDYRKPYSYPKRFLSVNLDGFVSNYFEWLDAGKYSASKDMDAMHRTSDQPLQEGFFGFDIDTLFIRVDFNENLFSQYRDRGRLVITFVQPEELQIYTSFFADKPLRFRIKNKRNTYDRKDFYSISLNKIIELSCPFADLGLFPGIDVEFFIELVKEDEVIQRMPLRTVFYFSVPSKDFERMMWQV, from the coding sequence ATGATCAAAATTGCATTCTATTGGCATCAGCACCAACCTTATTATAAAGACAATGTAACGGGTGAGTACTCGATGCCATGGGTGCGGCTGCATGGAATAAAAGACTATATCGGTATGGCGTTATTACTGGAAGATTTTCCCAGAATACGCCAAACGTTTAATTATGCGCCATGCCTGCTTGAGCAACTTAAGGATTATGGGGAGAATCGCGCCAGTGATCAGTTTTGGAAATTAACAAAAATACCTGCTGAGGATTTAACCCAGGAAAATAAACTTTACATATTGGATAATTTTTTCTCTGCGAATCATCAAAACATGATTGATATTTATCCGAGGTATAAAGAATTATTAAAAAAGAGGAATTTTAGAAAGAAATTGGCACGAGAGGTGGTCAAGATTTTTTCTAACGAGGATTTTCAAGATTTGCAGGTTTGGGCAAACCTCACGTGGTATACTCCATTAGTAATTCAAAGAGACCATCTGTTATCAGAATTAATAAAAAAAGGCAAAGGGTTTACAAAAGAAGATAAGGAGATAGTACTATCAAAACAAACTGATGTAATAAGACAAATTATTCCACTTCATAAACGATTGCAAGATTTGAAGCAAATAGAAGTTACCGTCTCTCCCTATTACCATCCCATTTTACCTTTATTGTGTAATCAAGAAGCCGCAAAAGTTATTTTACCTAAACTGTCCTTACCAAAAAAAAGATTGTTGGCAACCGAAGATGCAAAAATACAGGTAGAAAGAGCTGTTCAAACCTACGAAAAATATTTTGAGCAAAAACCTCATGGTATGTGGCCTTCGGAGGGTGCTGTTAGTGATGATATTATTCCGATAGTGACCCAAGCAGGGTTTCATTGGTTAGCATCCGACGAAGAGATACTGGCTTGTTCCCTTGGTAATAAAGTATTGAGAGACAGGTACGGAGATGTTGTTGCGCCTGAGTTATTATATAAACCTTATCAGATCAATATAAAAGATAACACCATTAATATGGTGTTTCGTGATCACGCTCTTTCAGATTTAATTGGATTTCAGTATTCGAAGTATCATCCCGACTCTGCGGTATCTGATTTCATAAATAGGATTAATAGCCTGAAGAAATATAACAACAATGGGAAACCCCTCCTCGTAACAATCATATTAGATGGAGAGAATGCCTGGGAGCATTATCCTGACAGCGGTATAGATTTCTTACGGAAACTGTATCGTGTAATTAGTGACGATGGCGATTTGGAATGTGTCCGTATTCGGGATTATTTGGAAGAGCATCCTCCGGGGCAAGTATTGCAGCATATTTGCCCCGGTTCGTGGATTGGGCATAACCTGGCAACATGGATTGGACACGAAGAAAAGAATACAGCATGGGATTTGTTAGAAGATACACGCTCTTTTGTTGTAAACCAGGCAGGAAGGAAAGACCTTTTATCTTCGGATAATATTATGAGTAAGGCTTGGGAAGAAATATTCATAGCGGAAGGCAGCGATTGGTTTTGGTGGTTCGGTGACGATCATTTTACCCATTATAAAGATGAATTTGACAGCTTGTTTAGATTGCATCTTAAAAACGTATATAAATTATTCAATGTTGATGTACCAAGGATATTAGATGTGCCTATTTCGAGGATGGATTATAGAAAACCCTATTCATATCCAAAAAGGTTTTTATCTGTTAATCTGGATGGTTTTGTGAGCAATTATTTTGAATGGCTTGATGCAGGCAAGTACAGTGCAAGCAAGGATATGGACGCAATGCATAGAACATCTGATCAACCTCTTCAGGAGGGGTTCTTTGGATTTGATATAGATACTTTATTTATAAGGGTAGATTTTAACGAAAATTTGTTTTCTCAATATAGAGATAGGGGAAGACTGGTAATAACTTTTGTCCAGCCCGAGGAATTGCAAATTTATACATCTTTTTTTGCAGATAAACCGTTGAGATTTCGGATAAAAAATAAAAGAAATACTTACGACAGGAAAGATTTTTATAGTATCTCCTTGAATAAAATAATTGAATTATCCTGTCCTTTTGCGGATTTAGGCCTTTTCCCAGGAATAGATGTAGAATTTTTTATTGAACTGGTGAAAGAGGATGAAGTTATACAAAGGATGCCCCTTAGGACGGTGTTTTATTTTTCTGTACCATCAAAAGATTTTGAAAGAATGATGTGGCAGGTGTAA
- a CDS encoding multiheme c-type cytochrome gives MGNLEPCGCYEGQLGGISRRHSFIDFFRKQGNIVLPVSLGDLSRGYSRQDEIKLETLCRAMGEMGYVLHNLGEKDIGFGPQILSFLSQTNKVNFLSSNVKIVSPFPIKISQYVIKERFYSGHSFKIAFFGILSKSLFSAHALDYVNVSEPVKALSPLVKQLHGKVDLLVLLSHSSLEESVEIAKFFPEIGLIISGHNSDEPEDAIYINNTPVVSPGMGGKYIGVAHYSINKNVVERKSVEVVPLDHTYKDSKEMISLLKEYQQQLVDEDLLSKTPQAPLPEGLFYVGSFACGVCHKVIYDHWYKTTHGASYNTLIGVGHQYDPECIKCHTTGYGDVSGFLNYQKNRNLIDVGCESCHGAGSKHIKSVKNDYGTTGESNCVICHNSEHSPKFQFAEYWKKIEHPKETPKKLLKTLE, from the coding sequence TTGGGAAATCTTGAACCATGCGGTTGCTATGAGGGTCAACTTGGGGGAATTTCCAGAAGGCATTCGTTTATAGATTTCTTTCGGAAACAAGGGAACATTGTTTTACCGGTAAGTTTAGGCGATCTTTCCAGGGGTTACAGTAGACAGGATGAGATTAAACTGGAAACTCTATGCCGTGCAATGGGAGAAATGGGGTATGTGTTACATAATCTTGGTGAAAAGGATATTGGATTTGGTCCACAAATACTCAGCTTTTTATCCCAAACGAATAAAGTAAATTTCCTTTCAAGCAACGTAAAAATTGTTAGTCCATTTCCAATAAAAATCAGTCAATATGTCATAAAAGAACGTTTTTATTCTGGGCATTCTTTTAAAATTGCCTTTTTCGGTATTCTTTCCAAATCCCTTTTTAGTGCGCATGCGTTGGATTATGTGAATGTATCTGAGCCAGTAAAAGCACTAAGCCCTCTGGTTAAACAGTTGCATGGTAAGGTAGATCTCTTAGTATTACTTTCGCATTCATCACTGGAAGAGTCCGTCGAGATTGCAAAATTCTTTCCAGAAATAGGATTAATTATAAGTGGGCACAATAGCGATGAACCAGAGGATGCAATATATATTAATAACACACCAGTTGTTTCTCCCGGGATGGGTGGAAAGTACATTGGTGTTGCGCACTATTCAATAAATAAAAATGTTGTTGAAAGAAAGTCCGTTGAGGTTGTTCCATTGGACCATACTTACAAAGATTCAAAAGAAATGATTTCATTATTGAAGGAATACCAGCAACAACTTGTGGATGAAGATTTATTAAGCAAGACCCCTCAGGCGCCCCTCCCAGAGGGGTTATTCTATGTGGGCAGTTTTGCCTGTGGAGTATGCCATAAAGTAATATACGATCACTGGTACAAAACAACACACGGTGCTTCATATAATACCCTGATTGGTGTTGGTCATCAATATGACCCGGAATGTATTAAGTGTCATACAACCGGCTACGGGGATGTTTCAGGATTTTTGAATTACCAAAAAAATCGAAACTTAATAGATGTGGGTTGCGAAAGCTGTCATGGTGCTGGAAGTAAACATATAAAAAGTGTAAAGAATGACTATGGTACAACAGGTGAAAGCAATTGTGTGATTTGTCATAATAGTGAACACAGTCCAAAATTTCAATTTGCGGAATATTGGAAAAAGATTGAACATCCGAAAGAAACACCAAAGAAGCTTCTTAAAACACTTGAATAA